One genomic segment of Mastomys coucha isolate ucsf_1 unplaced genomic scaffold, UCSF_Mcou_1 pScaffold22, whole genome shotgun sequence includes these proteins:
- the Tsnax gene encoding translin-associated protein X: protein MNGKEGPGGFRKRKHDNFPHNQRREGKDANLSSPVMLAFKSFQQELDSRHDKYERLVKLSRDITVESKRTIFLLHRITSAPDMEEILTESESKLDGVRQKILQVAQELAGEDMHQFHRAVTTGLQEYVEAVSFQHFIKTRSLISMEEINKQLTFTTEDSGKESKTPPSEGQDKQLVTWRLKITPVDYLLGVADLTGELMRMCINSVGNGDIDTPFEVSQFLRQVYDGFSFIGNTGPYEVSKKLYTLKQSLAKVETACYALKVRGSEIPKHMLADVFSVKTEMIDQEESIS from the exons ATGAACGGCAAAGAAG GACCAGGAGGGTTCAGGAAGAGGAAGCATGACAACTTCCCACATAaccaaaggagagaagggaaggatgcCAATTTGTCTTCGCCGGTGATGCTAGCCTTCAAAT CATTTCAGCAGGAGCTGGACTCGAGGCACGACAAATATGAGAGACTCGTGAAACTAAGCCGGGATATTACTGTTGAAAGTAAGAGGACAATTTTTCTTCTCCATAGGATTACAAG TGCTCCTGATATGGAGGAGATACTGACTGAGTCCGAGAGTAAGCTGGACGGTGTCAGACAGAAGATACTGCAGGTAGCCCAAGAGCTCGCAGGAGAGGACATGCACCAGTTCCATCGAGCTGTCACCACAG gaCTGCAGGAATACGTGGAGGCTGTCTCTTTTCAACACTTCATCAAAACTCGTTCATTGATCAGTATGGAAGAGATTAACAAGCAGTTGACGTTTACAACAGAAGACAGTGGGAAAGAGAGCAAGACT CCTCCCTCTGAAGGACAAGATAAGCAGCTAGTTACATGGAGACTGAAGATCACACCTGTTGACTACCTGCTGGGAGTGGCCGACTTAACTGGAGAGTTGATGCGGATGTGTATTAACAGCGTGGGGAATGGGGACATTGACACCCCCTTTGAAGTGAGCCAGTTTTTACGCCAGGTTTATGATGGGTTCTCATTCATTGGCAACACTGGGCCCTATGAGGTCTCTAAGAAGCTGTACACCTTGAAACAGAGCCTGGCCAAAGTGGAGACCGCTTGCTATGCCCTTAAAGTCCGGGGCTCCGAGATTCCTAAGCACATGCTGGCAGACGTGTTTTCAGTTAAAACAGAGATGATTGATCAGGAAGAGAGCATTTCTTAA